The following coding sequences are from one Plasmodium gaboni strain SY75 chromosome 10, whole genome shotgun sequence window:
- a CDS encoding serine/threonine protein kinase, FIKK family (part of same gene as PGSY75_1039000B~gap found within coding sequence) produces MGNFYKYNYMETNGLLYTKCLKCNSSPIYIISKKDEYKKKESWNFVNSILSRSIILFILTFLLLNIV; encoded by the coding sequence atgggtaatttttataaatacaacTATATGGAAACTAATGGGTTATTATATACGAAATGTTTAAAATGTAATAGTTCtcctatatatataattagtaaaaaagatgaatataaaaaaaaggaaagTTGGAATTTTGTAAATTCAATACTTTCTAGAagtataatattatttatctTAACATTCCTATTGTTAAATATAGTG